Proteins encoded within one genomic window of Amorphoplanes friuliensis DSM 7358:
- a CDS encoding SDR family NAD(P)-dependent oxidoreductase, with amino-acid sequence MTQTSPFTARTTAQEILAGADLTGRRILVTGGGSGLGAETVRVLAAAGADVTLGVRDPATAKSLGVPPLDLADLDSVAAFARWWRGPLHALVANAGVMAVPERRLTAQGWELQLATNHLGHFALATALHDNLREAGAARLVVVSSGAHRDVPFDFADPQFARRPYDRWVAYGQSKTADVLLAVGAARRWAADGITANAVNPGWIMTGLQRHVDDTTMKAMGAMDEHGVIIEQPYSKNLAEGASTSVLLAGSPLVAGVTGQYFEDNHIGGGAAHALDPEAADRLWELAAAAVS; translated from the coding sequence ATGACTCAGACATCACCCTTCACCGCCCGGACCACCGCCCAGGAGATCCTGGCCGGTGCCGACCTCACCGGCCGGCGGATCCTGGTCACCGGGGGCGGTTCCGGTCTCGGGGCCGAGACGGTACGCGTGCTCGCCGCCGCCGGTGCGGACGTGACCCTCGGCGTCCGCGACCCGGCCACGGCGAAGTCCCTGGGGGTGCCGCCGCTCGACCTGGCGGACCTGGACTCCGTCGCCGCGTTCGCCCGCTGGTGGCGAGGTCCGCTGCACGCGCTCGTCGCCAACGCCGGTGTCATGGCCGTCCCCGAGCGCAGGCTCACCGCCCAGGGCTGGGAGCTCCAGCTCGCCACCAACCACCTCGGCCACTTCGCGCTGGCCACCGCCCTGCACGACAACCTGCGCGAGGCCGGCGCGGCGCGGCTCGTGGTGGTCAGCTCCGGCGCCCACCGCGACGTGCCGTTCGACTTTGCCGACCCGCAGTTCGCGCGGCGGCCGTACGACCGGTGGGTCGCGTACGGGCAGTCGAAAACCGCGGACGTGCTGCTGGCCGTGGGCGCGGCGCGGCGGTGGGCGGCCGACGGCATCACCGCCAACGCCGTCAACCCGGGCTGGATCATGACCGGGCTGCAGCGGCACGTCGACGACACGACGATGAAGGCCATGGGGGCGATGGACGAGCACGGCGTGATCATCGAGCAGCCGTATTCGAAGAACCTGGCCGAGGGCGCCTCGACCTCCGTCCTGCTGGCCGGCTCACCGCTGGTCGCGGGGGTCACCGGTCAGTACTTCGAGGACAACCACATCGGTGGCGGTGCCGCTCACGCCCTCGACCCGGAAGCGGCCGACCGCCTGTGGGAGCTGGCGGCGGCAGCCGTCTCATGA
- a CDS encoding DUF4345 family protein, producing MSLRFKRLVVALLAVSAAVVGIWAAAFPESFYSDFPSPGRNWVSTLGPYNEHLIRDVGGLYLALLVLSVWTWRRPTVAAVRVTGGAWLVFNAEHFLWHALHLQAFPVIDRVGNMVALGGVLVLSVLLLLPDREPAPS from the coding sequence ATGAGCCTTCGTTTCAAGCGTCTTGTCGTGGCCCTGCTGGCCGTCTCCGCCGCCGTGGTCGGCATCTGGGCCGCCGCGTTCCCGGAGTCGTTCTACAGCGACTTCCCCTCCCCCGGGCGCAACTGGGTCTCCACCCTCGGCCCGTACAACGAGCACCTGATCCGTGACGTCGGCGGCCTCTACCTGGCTCTGCTGGTGCTCAGCGTGTGGACCTGGCGCCGGCCGACCGTGGCCGCCGTGCGGGTGACCGGCGGCGCCTGGCTGGTGTTCAACGCCGAGCACTTCCTCTGGCACGCCCTGCACCTGCAGGCCTTCCCGGTGATCGACCGGGTCGGGAACATGGTGGCGCTGGGCGGCGTCCTCGTCCTGTCCGTCCTGCTGCTCCTGCCCGACCGTGAACCCGCCCCCTCATGA
- a CDS encoding DNA topoisomerase IB encodes MRLRRSDLTGPGLSRRRSGKGFRYLGPDGQAVKDAGTLDRIKALVIPPAWEEVWISPDPQGHIQATGKDAAGRKQYLYHRVWRSTQDEAKFDHALEVAGHLPELRSRLCTDLSGRGLTRARVLAAVVRLLDMGMFRVGSDQYARRDEDPSYGLSTLLPEHVRVRGGCVVLEFTGKAGVEHANPVEDGEVCQVLRDLKRRRRGEQRLFAYWDGSGRRWREIRADDINDYLREATGEEMTAKDFRTWHGTLRAAEELAAAGPQETKTGRKKVVTHAVKEVAGLLGNTPAVARASYIDPRLIEKYEDGEVTGASEEEVLDLLTE; translated from the coding sequence GTGCGACTGCGGCGTAGTGACTTGACCGGACCGGGCCTGAGCCGGCGGCGTTCCGGGAAAGGCTTTCGCTATCTGGGTCCGGACGGACAGGCCGTCAAGGACGCCGGGACCCTCGACCGGATCAAGGCGCTGGTCATCCCACCGGCCTGGGAAGAAGTCTGGATCAGCCCCGACCCGCAGGGTCACATCCAGGCCACCGGCAAGGACGCCGCCGGGCGCAAGCAGTACCTCTACCACCGGGTCTGGCGCAGCACCCAGGACGAGGCGAAGTTCGATCATGCCCTGGAGGTCGCCGGGCACCTGCCCGAGCTGCGGTCCCGGCTCTGCACCGACCTCAGCGGCCGGGGCCTGACCCGCGCACGGGTGCTGGCCGCCGTCGTCCGCCTCCTCGACATGGGCATGTTCCGGGTCGGCAGCGACCAGTACGCCCGCCGCGACGAGGACCCCTCGTACGGTCTGTCGACGCTGCTGCCCGAGCACGTCCGGGTCCGCGGCGGCTGTGTGGTGCTGGAGTTCACCGGTAAGGCGGGTGTCGAACACGCCAACCCGGTCGAGGACGGGGAGGTCTGCCAGGTGCTGCGCGACCTCAAGCGCCGCCGTCGCGGGGAGCAGCGGCTGTTCGCGTACTGGGACGGCTCGGGGCGGAGGTGGCGGGAGATCCGCGCCGACGACATCAACGACTACCTGCGGGAGGCCACCGGCGAGGAGATGACCGCCAAGGACTTCCGCACCTGGCACGGCACGCTGCGGGCCGCCGAGGAGCTCGCCGCGGCCGGCCCGCAGGAGACGAAGACCGGCCGCAAGAAGGTCGTGACGCACGCCGTCAAGGAGGTCGCCGGGCTGCTCGGCAACACACCCGCGGTCGCCCGCGCGTCGTACATCGACCCTCGCCTGATCGAGAAGTACGAGGACGGCGAGGTCACGGGTGCCTCCGAGGAGGAGGTCCTCGACCTGCTCACGGAGTGA
- a CDS encoding DUF6766 family protein — protein sequence MKRFVRDNSLGLVFGVLFLLVLVGQALAGHAHFNQEQLTEGLPPVSLARYVTSASFGTDVAENWQSEYLQFFLYIFLTVWLLQRGSPESKALDEPGLESDREQKVGAFADDDSPAWARARGWRLHLFSNSLGLVMGAIFLASWFAQSVSGVAAFNEDQLGNLQDPVSWGEYLMEPDFWDRTLQNWQSELLAVASMAILAIYLRQRGSPQSKPVGAPHSATGIDG from the coding sequence ATGAAGCGCTTCGTCCGGGACAACTCCCTCGGCCTCGTCTTCGGCGTGCTGTTCCTGCTCGTGCTGGTCGGGCAGGCCCTCGCCGGTCACGCGCACTTCAACCAGGAGCAGCTCACCGAGGGACTGCCCCCGGTGTCGCTCGCCCGCTACGTCACCTCGGCCAGTTTCGGTACGGACGTCGCGGAGAACTGGCAGTCCGAGTACCTGCAGTTCTTCCTCTACATCTTCCTCACGGTCTGGCTGCTGCAGCGGGGTTCCCCGGAGTCCAAGGCGCTCGACGAGCCGGGCCTGGAGTCGGACCGGGAGCAGAAGGTCGGTGCTTTCGCCGACGACGACTCCCCGGCCTGGGCGCGGGCGCGGGGCTGGCGCCTGCACCTGTTCTCCAACTCGCTGGGCCTGGTCATGGGCGCGATCTTCCTGGCCTCGTGGTTCGCCCAGTCGGTGTCCGGGGTCGCGGCGTTCAACGAGGACCAGCTCGGCAACCTGCAGGACCCGGTCTCCTGGGGTGAGTACCTGATGGAGCCCGACTTCTGGGACCGGACCCTGCAGAACTGGCAGTCCGAGCTGCTGGCCGTCGCGTCGATGGCGATCCTCGCGATCTACCTGCGGCAGCGCGGCTCACCGCAGTCGAAACCGGTCGGCGCCCCGCACTCCGCCACCGGCATCGACGGCTGA